The genomic window ATCCCCGTCCCCTGCGCCCAGGTGTGCGCGGGCTGCGCCTTGCGCGCCTCGGGCTGCACGGTGCGGATCAGCACGGCGCCGTCGCGCGCGGCGACCGTCAGGCCGCCTTCAGTGACACCCAGCACCTCGCCCGGCTGGCCGGACCCGGCGGTGACGCTCAGGCCACCGAGTTTCAGGCGCGCGCCGCCCAGGAACGCCGTGGTCTGCGGCCACGCGGCCACGCCCCGGGAGCGGTTCACGATCTGCGCGGCGGTGTCGCCCCAGCGGACGAAGCCGTCCTCCTTGACCAGCATGGGCGCGTGCGTCGCCTGCGCCTCGTCCTGCGGGGTGGGGGAGAGGCCGTCCAGGTTCGACAGCGCCTGCACGATCAGCCGCGACGCCTGCGCACTCAGGGCGTCCGCGAGTTCGAGGCTGGTCCAGTCGGGCGCGACCGGCAGCGCCTCCTGCAGCAGGACCGGGCCGGTGTCCATGCCCTCGTCGGTCTGCATGATCGTCGTGCCCGTCACCGCCTCGCCGTTGATCAGCGCCCACTGGATCGGCGCGGAGCCC from Deinococcus sedimenti includes these protein-coding regions:
- the fmt gene encoding methionyl-tRNA formyltransferase codes for the protein MTGGGPRVAFFGSPAFALPVLDAIRERFEVVLVVAQPDKPVGRGLKLTPPPVAARAAELSLPLAQPRKLRGNAAFEATLRESGADVAVTCAYGKILPLSVLNIPRYGFLNTHTSLLPAYRGSAPIQWALINGEAVTGTTIMQTDEGMDTGPVLLQEALPVAPDWTSLELADALSAQASRLIVQALSNLDGLSPTPQDEAQATHAPMLVKEDGFVRWGDTAAQIVNRSRGVAAWPQTTAFLGGARLKLGGLSVTAGSGQPGEVLGVTEGGLTVAARDGAVLIRTVQPEARKAQPAHTWAQGTGIKPGTRLDIWEPTRE